A window from Betta splendens chromosome 1, fBetSpl5.4, whole genome shotgun sequence encodes these proteins:
- the prmt9 gene encoding protein arginine N-methyltransferase 9 isoform X1 encodes MPNATARPKHGRRARRRRREDPARNELVSSSLESAQQCLFKQDYGTAFVHYLLALNLAPVFKDFARESFRFTLFKWAEELDSVGRIQELFDSYEQALELFPADEVILNSMGEHLFRMGFRDEAAGHFHKALKLRPDYPEARENFYRVANWLVERWHFLMLNDHGRNRKYQQAIQKAVQSGCNTVLDIGTGTGILGMCAKKAGAAEVYACELSKTMYELACEVVAANGMDGSIKLLHMKSLEMEVPRDIPHRVSLVVTETVDAGLFGEGIIESLIHAWHHLLLPPQRGENEFKDPSATGRVIPAGATVFGMAVECMEIRRHHRLCVSEVGSLSMAAAGELRSPVSCSSEPDDSMEPYTTERLSRLPGGFKALTEPFTALNIDFNNVQELEGLSSREVQQIRLPVIQEGELDALAVWFQLHLDEESSLSTGPREDTCWEQAVYPVHSTRGFGLKPHDELVVEVSCRDAYLRLCSVAVIRDGHEIRLDKHLDLQLLKSISNANPEAELCSALACLQTDQNQTKDLCMLECSEMALLNHQDYHQGFCSAMAKLIFQLRSKCEKRSGGNSDLGECVNSTDCGDLLYVLDVSEGFSLLSLIAASQGHVKAYSSVEKNKQQDVLRRLAHSNNIPEQRLEFWLNHMEDEQGMLQRPSREKLWSAIILDCVETCGLIRQKLMEKASLARCLLEEGGHIFPERIVVHGMLVESDMLLLESAVQGQEPTLGFNIAPFINQFTVPVHVFLDFSTLECRRLSESVELFVLDLMNTNANYTNREVKVQATSAGRVTAIPFWYHIFLYQEISVSTLSQRSHWKQAAVVLQQPLQVRAGDWVRLAVKLYKSTISIAAHIDEAPGPME; translated from the exons ATGCCTAATGCCACTGCAAGGCCGAAGCACGGCAGAAGGGCCCGACGGCGCCGCAGGGAGGACCCTGCCCGAAATGAGCTGGTGTCCAGTTCCTTAGAAAGTGCCCAACAGTGTCTGTTTAAACAGGATTATGGGACTGCATTTGTGCACTACCTGCTGGCCCTCAACCTCGCACCTGTGTTTAAGGACTTTGCAAGG GAGTCCTTTAGGTTCACTCTCTTCAAATGGGCAGAGGAGCTGGACTCTGTGGGCCGCATCCAGGAACTTTTTGATTCTTATGAACAAGCCCTGGAGCTTTTTCCTGCTGACGAGGTCATACTCAACAGCATGGGCGAACACCTGTTCAG GATGGGATTTAGAGATGAAGCCGCAGGTCATTTCCACAAAGCCTTGAAGCTGAGACCAGATTATCCTGAGGCCAGGGAAAACTTTTATCGTGTTGCCAACTGGCTGGTTGAGCGCTGGCATTTTCTAATGCTCAATGACCATGGGAGGAACCGGAAGTATCAGCAGGCCATTCAGAAGGCTGTCCAGAGTGGCTGCAACACTGTACTTGACATAGGTACTGGCACTGGGATCCTTGG CATGTGTGCGAAGAAGGCAGGGGCGGCCGAGGTGTACGCCTGTGAGCTGTCCAAGACGATGTATGAACTGGCCTGTGAGGTGGTGGCTGCCAATGGAATGGATGGCAGCATCAAGCTCCTCCATATGAAATCCCTGGAGATGGAAGTGCCAAGAGACATCCCACACAG GGTATCCCTGGTTGTGACAGAGACGGTAGACGCAGGATTGTTTGGAGAGGGCATAATAGAGAGTCTCATTCATGCCTGGCaccacctcctgctgcctccGCAG AGAGGAGAGAATGAATTCAAGGACCCGTCTGCTACAGGGCGGGTTATCCCTGCTGGAGCTACTGTGTTTGGTATGGCTGTCGAGTGCATGGAGATCCGACGGCATCACAG GCTTTGTGTGTCAGAAGTTGGCAGCCTGTccatggctgcagcaggagagctGCGTAGCCCAGTGAGCTGTAGCTCTGAGCCAGATGACTCCATGGAACCGTACACAACAGAGAGACTCAGCAGACTGCCAGGGGGATTCAAAGCCCTCACAGAGCCCTTCACAGCCCTCAACATAGATTTCAATAATGTGCAA GAACTGGAGGGCCTGAGCTCCAGGGAAGTCCAGCAGATCCGTCTCCCTGTCATTCAGGAGGGCGAGCTGGATGCCCTGGCTGTGTGGTTCCAGCTCCACCTGGACGAGGAGAGCAGTCTGTCTACTGGGCCCCGGGAAGACACCTGCTGGGAGCAGGCCGTCTACCCAGTCCACAGCACCAGGG GATTTGGCCTGAAACCTCATGATGAGCTCGTTGTTGAAGTCTCCTGCCGTGATGCCTACTTGAGGCTCTGCAGTGTTGCTGTGATTAGAGATGGGCATGAAATCCGTCTGGACAAGCATCTGGActtgcagctgcttaaaagTATATCAAACGCAAACCCGGAGGCCGAACTCTGCAGCGCATTAGCGTGTCTTCAGACTGACCAGAATCAAACAAAAGATCTCTGCATGCTGGAATGTTCAGAAATGGCGCTCCTGAACCATCAGGACTACCATCAGGGCTTTTGCAGCGCTATGGCCAAACTCATCTTCCAGCTGAGGAGCAAATGTGAAAAGCGTTCAGGTGGTAATTCAGACCTCGGTGAATGTGTTAATTCCACAGACTGTGGggacctactgtatgtgctggaTGTGTCCGAGGGCTTTTCGCTGCTCTCCCTCATCGCTGCCAGCCAGGGTCACGTAAAAGCTTACAGCTCTGTGGAAAAGAACAAGCAACAAGACGTGCTAAGACGCCTGGCTCACTCCAACAATATCCCAGAGCAGCGTCTGGAGTTCTGGCTCAACCACATGGAGGATGAGCAGGGGATGCTGCAGAGGCCATCCAGGGAGAAGCTGTGGAGCGCCATCATCCTGGACTGTGTTGAGACCTGTGGTCTGATACGACAGAAGCTGATGGAGAAAGCATCCCTGGCCAG GTGTCTGCTGGAAGAAGGGGGGCATATTTTCCCTGAGCGGATTGTGGTGCATGGTATGCTGGTGGAGTCGGACATGTTGCTGCTGGAAAGTGCTGTCCAGGGTCAGGAGCCCACACTGGGATTCAACATTGCTCCTTTCATCAACCAATTTACT GTACCAGTTCATGTGTTTCTGGACTTCTCTACCCTAGAATGCAGGCGTCTGAGCGAATCTGTGGAGCTCTTTGTTCTTGACCTTATGAATACAAATGCAAACTACACTAACAGGGAGGTGAAG GTCCAGGCCACATCTGCAGGAAGAGTAACTGCCATTCCTTTCTGGTACCACATCTTCCTCTACCAGGAGATCAGCGTCAGCACCCTTAGCCAGAGGTCTCACTGGAAGCAGGCGGCCGTTGTTCTGCAGCAGCCCCTGCAGGTTCGAGCTGGAGACTGGGTCCGACTTGCTGTGAAGCTCTATAAAAGCACCATCTCCATAGCAGCCCACATAGACGAGGCCCCAGGGCCAATGGAATGA
- the prmt9 gene encoding protein arginine N-methyltransferase 9 isoform X2 has product MCAKKAGAAEVYACELSKTMYELACEVVAANGMDGSIKLLHMKSLEMEVPRDIPHRVSLVVTETVDAGLFGEGIIESLIHAWHHLLLPPQRGENEFKDPSATGRVIPAGATVFGMAVECMEIRRHHRLCVSEVGSLSMAAAGELRSPVSCSSEPDDSMEPYTTERLSRLPGGFKALTEPFTALNIDFNNVQELEGLSSREVQQIRLPVIQEGELDALAVWFQLHLDEESSLSTGPREDTCWEQAVYPVHSTRGFGLKPHDELVVEVSCRDAYLRLCSVAVIRDGHEIRLDKHLDLQLLKSISNANPEAELCSALACLQTDQNQTKDLCMLECSEMALLNHQDYHQGFCSAMAKLIFQLRSKCEKRSGGNSDLGECVNSTDCGDLLYVLDVSEGFSLLSLIAASQGHVKAYSSVEKNKQQDVLRRLAHSNNIPEQRLEFWLNHMEDEQGMLQRPSREKLWSAIILDCVETCGLIRQKLMEKASLARCLLEEGGHIFPERIVVHGMLVESDMLLLESAVQGQEPTLGFNIAPFINQFTVPVHVFLDFSTLECRRLSESVELFVLDLMNTNANYTNREVKVQATSAGRVTAIPFWYHIFLYQEISVSTLSQRSHWKQAAVVLQQPLQVRAGDWVRLAVKLYKSTISIAAHIDEAPGPME; this is encoded by the exons ATGTGTGCGAAGAAGGCAGGGGCGGCCGAGGTGTACGCCTGTGAGCTGTCCAAGACGATGTATGAACTGGCCTGTGAGGTGGTGGCTGCCAATGGAATGGATGGCAGCATCAAGCTCCTCCATATGAAATCCCTGGAGATGGAAGTGCCAAGAGACATCCCACACAG GGTATCCCTGGTTGTGACAGAGACGGTAGACGCAGGATTGTTTGGAGAGGGCATAATAGAGAGTCTCATTCATGCCTGGCaccacctcctgctgcctccGCAG AGAGGAGAGAATGAATTCAAGGACCCGTCTGCTACAGGGCGGGTTATCCCTGCTGGAGCTACTGTGTTTGGTATGGCTGTCGAGTGCATGGAGATCCGACGGCATCACAG GCTTTGTGTGTCAGAAGTTGGCAGCCTGTccatggctgcagcaggagagctGCGTAGCCCAGTGAGCTGTAGCTCTGAGCCAGATGACTCCATGGAACCGTACACAACAGAGAGACTCAGCAGACTGCCAGGGGGATTCAAAGCCCTCACAGAGCCCTTCACAGCCCTCAACATAGATTTCAATAATGTGCAA GAACTGGAGGGCCTGAGCTCCAGGGAAGTCCAGCAGATCCGTCTCCCTGTCATTCAGGAGGGCGAGCTGGATGCCCTGGCTGTGTGGTTCCAGCTCCACCTGGACGAGGAGAGCAGTCTGTCTACTGGGCCCCGGGAAGACACCTGCTGGGAGCAGGCCGTCTACCCAGTCCACAGCACCAGGG GATTTGGCCTGAAACCTCATGATGAGCTCGTTGTTGAAGTCTCCTGCCGTGATGCCTACTTGAGGCTCTGCAGTGTTGCTGTGATTAGAGATGGGCATGAAATCCGTCTGGACAAGCATCTGGActtgcagctgcttaaaagTATATCAAACGCAAACCCGGAGGCCGAACTCTGCAGCGCATTAGCGTGTCTTCAGACTGACCAGAATCAAACAAAAGATCTCTGCATGCTGGAATGTTCAGAAATGGCGCTCCTGAACCATCAGGACTACCATCAGGGCTTTTGCAGCGCTATGGCCAAACTCATCTTCCAGCTGAGGAGCAAATGTGAAAAGCGTTCAGGTGGTAATTCAGACCTCGGTGAATGTGTTAATTCCACAGACTGTGGggacctactgtatgtgctggaTGTGTCCGAGGGCTTTTCGCTGCTCTCCCTCATCGCTGCCAGCCAGGGTCACGTAAAAGCTTACAGCTCTGTGGAAAAGAACAAGCAACAAGACGTGCTAAGACGCCTGGCTCACTCCAACAATATCCCAGAGCAGCGTCTGGAGTTCTGGCTCAACCACATGGAGGATGAGCAGGGGATGCTGCAGAGGCCATCCAGGGAGAAGCTGTGGAGCGCCATCATCCTGGACTGTGTTGAGACCTGTGGTCTGATACGACAGAAGCTGATGGAGAAAGCATCCCTGGCCAG GTGTCTGCTGGAAGAAGGGGGGCATATTTTCCCTGAGCGGATTGTGGTGCATGGTATGCTGGTGGAGTCGGACATGTTGCTGCTGGAAAGTGCTGTCCAGGGTCAGGAGCCCACACTGGGATTCAACATTGCTCCTTTCATCAACCAATTTACT GTACCAGTTCATGTGTTTCTGGACTTCTCTACCCTAGAATGCAGGCGTCTGAGCGAATCTGTGGAGCTCTTTGTTCTTGACCTTATGAATACAAATGCAAACTACACTAACAGGGAGGTGAAG GTCCAGGCCACATCTGCAGGAAGAGTAACTGCCATTCCTTTCTGGTACCACATCTTCCTCTACCAGGAGATCAGCGTCAGCACCCTTAGCCAGAGGTCTCACTGGAAGCAGGCGGCCGTTGTTCTGCAGCAGCCCCTGCAGGTTCGAGCTGGAGACTGGGTCCGACTTGCTGTGAAGCTCTATAAAAGCACCATCTCCATAGCAGCCCACATAGACGAGGCCCCAGGGCCAATGGAATGA
- the tmem184c gene encoding transmembrane protein 184C, whose amino-acid sequence MPCSCGNWRRWIRPLVALLYVLLLLVVLPLCIWEVQKSEVGTHNKAWFIAGIFVFMTIPISLWGILQHLVHYTQPELQKPIIRILWMVPIYSLDSWIALKYPSIAIYVDTCRECYEAYVIYNFMTFLLNYLENQYPSLVLMLEVQEQQGHLPPLCCCPTWPMGEVLLLRCKLGVLQYTVVRPVTTVIALICQLCGVYDEGNFSSKNAWTYLVIFNNMSQLFAMYCLVLFYRALREELSPIKPVGKFLCVKMVVFVSFWQAVFIALLVKVGIISEKHTWDWNSVEAVATGLQDFVICVEMFLAAIAHHFSFTYKPYIQEAEEGSCFDSFMAMWDISDVRADISEQVRNVGRTVMGRPSKSYFSEAHSDGERSGLLSSASQDAIADSVTNPASPKGQYQGMGKTLTPHSVSAPAGLSSAPWDEEHEAMPEGTQEGGETDQTKEPTEADLIVIT is encoded by the exons ATGCCGTGTTCCTGTGGGAACTGGAGACGATGGATTCGGCCGCTGGTGGCTCTGCTCTATGTTTTGTTGCTGCTAGTCGTCTTGCCCCTGTGTATCTGGGAGGTGCAGAAGTCTGAG GTTGGCACACATAATAAAGCATGGTTCATTGCTGGGATATTTGTCTTCATGACCATACCGATATCATTATGGGGTATTCTCCAGCATCTGGTTCACTACACTCAGCCTGAGCTTCAGAAACCTATCATCAG GATATTATGGATGGTCCCGATCTACAGCCTGGACAGT tgGATTGCATTGAAATACCCCAGCATAGCAATTTATGTGGACACATGTAGAGAGTGCTATGAAGCCTACGTCATCTACAACTTCATGACCTTTTTGCTTAACTACCTGGAAAATCAGTATCCCAGTCTGGTGTTGATGCTGGAGGTCCAGGAGCAGCAAGgacaccttcctcctctctgctgttgtCCCACGTGGCCAATGGGAGA GGTTCTCTTGCTAAGATGCAAACTGGGGGTGTTGCAATACACAGTTGTAAGACCTGTTACTACAGTTATTGCCTT GATTTGTCAGCTGTGTGGTGTTTACGATGAAGGGAATTTCAGCTCAAAAAATGCATGGACCTACCTGGTCATCTTCAACAATATGTCACAGCTG TTTGCCATGTACTGCCTGGTGCTGTTCTACAGAGCTCTGAGAGAAGAGTTGAGTCCAATTAAACCAGTGGGCAAATTCCTGTGTGTCAAAATGGTGGTGTTTGTCTCTTTCTG GCAAGCTGTGTTTATTGCTTTACTGGTGAAAGTGGGAATTATCTCGGAGAAACATACGTGGGACTGGAACAGCGTGGAAGCAGTTGCTACTGGCTTACAG GACTTTGTTATATGTGTGGAGATGTTTCTGGCAGCCATTGCCCATCACTTCAGCTTCACCTACAAGCCTTACAttcaggaggcagaggagggctCTTGCTTTGACTCTTTCATGGCAATGTGGGACATCTCTGATGTTCGAGCAGATATTTCTGAACAAGTCCGCAATGTTG GGAGAACAGTGATGGGACGTCCTAGTAAATCATACTTTAGTGAGGCACACAGTGACGGCGAACGATCCGGCCTGCTGTCGTCAGCCTCACAAGATGCCATCGCAGACTCAGTGACCAACCCGGCGTCACCCAAAGGTCAGTACCAAGGCATGGGCAAAACCCTCACTCCACACTCTGTGTCAGCTCCTGCTGGACTCAGCTCAGCTCCGTGGGATGAGGAACATGAGGCTATGCCCGAAGGAActcaggaaggaggagagaccGACCAAACCAAAGAACCAACAGAGGCCGATCTCATCGTTATCACCTAG
- the ednraa gene encoding endothelin receptor type Aa — protein sequence MGSPAVRALVLTACLVARGMCQINSAEAGVPTRPTLHGTSGAGPDPGARAAEAQAVASGSANTTAARGRAPPMCLHMTSINACFRYINSVISVMVFVVGLVGNTTLLTIIYKHKCMWNGPNALIASLALGDLIYIIVDIPINVYKLLASRWPFDDHMFGLFLCKLVPFLQKASVGITVLNLCALSVDRYRAVASWSRVQGVGVPLFTVVEIVSIWVLSLILAAPEAVGFDVVAFTYRNETLHTCMLNPTTKFMVFYREAKDWWLFGFYFCVPLICTAVFYTLMTSEMLSHRKGSLRIALSEHLRQRREVAKAVFCLVLIFALCWFPLHLSRILKKMLYLQNDTMRCELLNFLLVLNYVGINLATINSCINPIILYFVSKKFKNCFKSCLCCWCYSDNQMSSIGPMNGTSIQCKSPEPNSIRKYSK from the exons ATGGGCTCTCCAGCTGTGCGTGCGCTGGTGCTGACGGCCTGTCTGGTGGCCAGAGGAATGTGCCAGATAAACAGCGCCGAAGCGGGGGTCCCCACCCGCCCCACCCTCCACGGCACCAGCGGTGCCGGTCCCGACCCGGGGGCCCGCGCGGCCGAGGCGCAGGCCGTGGCGTCCGGCTCGGCCAATACGACGGCGGCGAGGGGGCGCGCGCCGCCCATGTGCCTCCACATGACCTCCATTAACGCCTGTTTTAGGTACATCAACAGCGTCATCTCCGTCATGGTGTTCGTGGTGGGCCTGGTGGGCAACACCACCCTGCTGACCATCATATACAAGCACAAGTGCATGTGGAACGGACCCAACGCCCTCATCGCCAGCCTGGCTCTGGGCGACCTCATCTACATTATCGTTGACATTCCCATCAACGTGTACAAG ctcctggcGTCGCGCTGGCCGTTCGACGATCACATGTTTGGCCTGTTCCTGTGTAAGCTGGTGCCCTTCCTGCAGAAAGCCTCTGTGGGCATCACCGTGCTCAACCTGTGCGCCCTCAGCGTGGACAG GTACCGCGCGGTGGCCTCCTGGAGCAGAGTGCAGGGCGTGGGCGTCCCCCTGTTCACCGTGGTGGAGATCGTGTCCATCTGGGTGCTGTCGCTGATCCTGGCGGCGCCGGAGGCCGTCGGCTTTGACGTGGTCGCCTTCACCTACAGGAACGAAACCCTACACACCTGCATGCTGAACCCCACGACAAAATTCATGGTG TTCTACAGGGAAGCGAAGGACTGGTGGCTCTTCGGCTTCTACTTCTGCGTTCCGCTCATCTGCACCGCCGTGTTCTACACGCTGATGACATCGGAGATGCTCAGCCACCGGAAAGGCAGCCTGCGCATCGCTCTGAGCGAGCACCTGCGACAG AGGAGGGAAGTGGCCAAAGCCGTCTTCTGCCTCGTCCTCATCTTCGCCCTCTGCTGGTTCCCGCTGCACCTCAGCAGGATCCTCAAGAAGATGCTTTACCTGCAGAACGACACCATGCGCTGCGAGCTGCTCAA TTTCCTGCTGGTCCTCAATTACGTCGGAATCAACCTCGCGACGATCAATTCCTGCATAAACCCCATCATCCTCTACTTCGTCAGCAAGAAGTTCAAAAACTGCTTCAAG tcgtgtctgtgctgctggtgctacTCTGACAACCAAATGAGCAGCATCGGCCCCATGAACGGCACCAGCATCCAGTGCAAAAGCCCGGAGCCCAACAGCATCAGGAAGTACAGCAAGTGA